The Deltaproteobacteria bacterium genomic interval GCACGCGCTCGCATCGACGCGAGGTCATCCACCATGCGTCGGTCCACGGATGCTCGAGGAACAGCAGGTTGTGGACCGCGGCGGCGATGAACAGTTCGTCCTCGCCGAGCACCAGCGACGGCGGGCGGACGACCAGGTCCGCGATCGCGTCGGTCCGCGCGTCGTCGACGGCGACGGCCGACACCGACGCGTGCGGCAAGTCGGCGCAATACGCTTCGACATCCGTCGGGTCGAGCGGATCGCCGACGTGCAGCGGCCCGCCGCGCACCAGCGGCAGCACGAACTCGGAGAGAAACTGGCTCACGTCGCGCGGCACGGATGCGGCACCCCGTCACTCGTCACCCGGCGGCAGCGCCTTGCGCCGCGACCGCCGCGGGCGCCCCCACAGGGCGAACCGGCCGATCGGGTCGTTGACCACCTCGGGATCCGACGACCGTGGCACGGCCGTGTCGATCGCCGTCGCCTCGACGACCTCGACTTTGGCGAGCGTCCGCCGCTCGAGCGGTTGCAGCGCCGAGTCGGCGATCTGAAACGGCGGCCCGTCGCCCGGGAACACGGTCAACATGCCCGCGCCGTGGCCGAGCGTGCGCGCGAGCACGTCGGGTGCGACGCGAGGCGCGATCTCCATGCCGAGCGGTACGAGCAACCCCGGCGCCAGTTCCGACAGCAACTGCCCCAGCGGGATGAGATCGATGTCCTCGTGCGCCACGAGCAACACGCCGCGATCGGTCACCGCGACGCGGTGACCGCGCAGGACCGGCTGGGGCAGCACGTAGACCAGCTTCTTGACCCACGCCGCGCGTTCGAGCGGCACGAGCGCGCCGACGACGTGGCGCGGCGGCGCGACCGACGCCGCCAGCCGAATACTGACGCCGATGATGTCGGGCGCATCCACCTGAAACGTGTCGCCATCGGACCGGCCGTCGAGGTCGACGTCGATCCGCGTGAGGTGTTCGATCGGCGTGAGTTGCAGCGGGCCGTCGAGCGTGTCGACGCGGTCGCCGCCCCAGAACACGTAGTAGGCGTCGCCGGCAAGCGCGCTCGCGCACGAGGTCAAATCGATCACGTGCCGGTAGCCGACCTCGACGGCCGCGTTGGGCGTGACCGGACGGAACACGGCGATCCCCGGGGTCGCGATGAACAGGTCGAGAATGCGCTGCGGCACGTCCTGCACGCGGGCGACCCAATACCCGCGCTCGCGCGCGGCGTCGAACGCGCTGGCCCCGCGCGGCATGGCGATGCCGACCTGCGCGCGCACGCGATTGCGCCACAGGTAGCGGACCACGCCATCGCCGAGCCCGCGCTCGACCACGAGCAACAGGTCTGCCCGGTCCTCGGCGGCGAGCCGATCGCCGCCGGGAACGCGCCGCCGCGACAGCCGAAACAGCAGCGTCTCGAACGCGATCGCGGCCTCGTGCGTGTACGTCTGCGTGTAGTCCTCGCCGTGGACCATCACGTCGGCGCCTGCCGGCAGCGCGTGGATGTCCACCGCGTCGTAGCCGTAGGGCGACCGCTCGTCTCGATAGCGGACGAAATGCTTGGACGTGCCGGTGAACGTGGCGCCGCCGACGAGCCTCGCACAGCGGGCGGCGCGGTCCATCGTGTAGCTCGAGATCGCGGGAATGCGGACCAGGAACTCCTGGCTGCGCAGCGGCGTGCGCGCGCGCGCGATCGTGAGACTCGGCAGCAGCTCGTCGAGCGATGCCTCCGCCGAGTAGACCCGCAGCCACGACACGACGCCCTCGAGGGTGGGGAACACGAGCAGCCCGAAGCGGCCGAGCAGTACCCCGCGCGGGTCGGGTGCGACGCCCGGCGTCATGAACCGCGACTGGCCGACCGCGACGTGCTCGAGCATGAGCTGCCAGCGTACTGACGACGCGACCGCCGCGCAAGGACGCGCCGCCGCCGGCGCTTGCACTACACTCGGGGAGTGAGCCTGCTCAAGCGCCTGCTGTCGTCCGACTACCGCGCCGCGGTCGCGGCGGAGGCCGCCGGCGATCTCGAGCTGGCCGCGGAGCGCTACGCGCTGGCCGGCGAGCTGGCCGCGGCCGTGCGCGTCCACCTGGCGCGCGCGGCGCGCGCCGACACGCGCGCCGCCGAAATCGCGGCGCTGCGCGACGCGCTGCACTGGGCGGCCGACGATGCCGCGCAACGCGCCGAGGTCTGTGCGCGGCTGGGGCGCGCGCTGCTGGCGCAGGCGCGGGACCAGGGAGTGGCGACCGACCGCGACCGCGAGCGCGTCCGCGAAGCCGCCGCCCTGCTCGTCGACGCCGGCGCGTACGAGGAGGCGGGCGACGCGCTCGAGTCGATCGGCGACGACGCGGCCGCCGCCCGCGCGTTCGAGGCCGGCGGACTCGTCGAGCGCATGGAGCACGCGCTGGCCCGAGACGCCGCCCGGGAACGGCGCGCGCGCGCCCTCGCCGACGCCTTCGGCGAATACGAGGTCCACATGGCCGGCGGCGACCGCACGGCGGCGCGCGACGCCCTGCGGCGCTGCGTCGAGATCGCCGAGGACAAGGCCGCCTACCGCCAGTTGCTCGACGACCTCGACGCGCGCGTCATCACCGGCGGACGAGTCGAGCTTCGCCGTCGCGGCGCGCCGCGGATGGTGCTGGCGGCGCGGCGTGAGGTCACCCTCGGCCGCGACGCGCTGTGCGATGTCGTGCTCCGGTCGGGCGGGATCTCGCGGACACATGCGGCGATCGCGGTGGAGGGCGACGGGGCGAGCCGCACGTTCGTGCTGCGCGACCTCGGCTCGCGCAACGGCACCCGCATCGGCGACTTGCCGATCGCCGGCGCCGTACCGCTGGCGGGCGCCGGGGCGTTTTCGCTCGGCGACGACTGCACGCTGGAGTTCGAGGTACGCGGGGACCCCCCGCTGCTCGCGGTCGAGGTGGTGTCGGGCATCGACCGCGGCGTCGCGCTGGTGGCCGGCGCCGACGGCGACGAGCTCCCGGTGCCGTCGGTGCCGGCGGTGGTCCAGTTCTCGGGTGGATCGCCGCGGCTGCGCACCGTGCCGAGCGGCACGCCCCTGCGCCTGAACGATCGCGCCGTCGCGCTCGGTTCCGTCGAGCTGATCCACCGCGACGCGCTGTCGATCGCGGGGATCGAACTGGAGGTGCTGTGAAGCGGCGATCGCTGTGGCAGCGCCTGATCGACTGGGCCCAAGGCGCCGGCGACGATGCGGCCGGCGCGCTGCCCGCCGCCCCGGCGACGCCACCGCCCGCGCCGGTCCACGAAGCGGATGCGTGGCTGTCCGAACTCGTGGCGGCCGCCGCCGACGGCCGCCGCCGCGACGAGATCGGCGGAGACGCCTTCTGGGACGCCGTCGACCGCTTGCGCGCGAGCGGCCACGAGCGATTGGCCATCCAGTGGCTCGACAAGCTGCTGGCGGCCCAGGCGACGCCGGACACGGCGCGCACCGCCCTGCGGGCACGCCTGGCCGAGTGGTTGGTCGACCGCGGCGACACGGCGGCGGCCGTGCCGCACCTCGAGCAACTCGCGCGCGACGACGCGCACGCCGCGCGGGCGCACTACCTGCTCGGCGAACACTACCGGCGGGTCGGCGACGAAGTGCGCGCGCTGCGCCACTACGAGGCCGTGCTCGCGCGGGACGTCACTTACCCAAACGTGCGCCAGCGCGTCGACCGGCTGCGCGCGGCGCGCGGCGCGCCGATGGCCGCGCTCGGCGCGACGATCGCCGGACCGGATGCCCTCGGCGGCGCGGCCGGCGCGCGCTACCATCTGGTCCGCGAACTCGGCCGCGGGGCGACCGGCGTCGTCTATCTCGCGCGCGACCGCGACCTCGAACGGGACGTCGCGGTCAAATTGTTGCATCCACACCTTGCAGCGGGGCCGCAGTCGGTCGCGTGTGCGCGGTTCTTCGCGGAGGCGCGCATCGCGGCGTCGCTGCGCCACCCCAACATCGTCGCCATCCTCGATCTGGACGAGCCCGCCCGCCGGATCGTGATGGAGTGGGCCGCGGGCGGCACCCTGCGCGACGTCCTGCGCGACCGCGGCCCGCGCCCCGTGCGCCGCGCCCTCGAGCGCCACGTCCAGTTGCTGAGCGCTTTGGCCGCCGCCCACCGGCGCGGCATCGTCCACGCCGACATCAAGCCGGGCAACCTGATGTTTCGCCGCGACGCGGACGAGCCCGGCGCCGAGATCGTACTCGGCGACTTCGGCATCGCCCACCTGCCCCACCCCGCGCGCTCCGGCGATCGGCCGGCCGTCGCCGCGGAAGGCACGCTCGCGTACATGGCGCCCGAGCAGCGCGGCGGGCGCACTCGACCCGAGTCGGACGTGTTCGCCGCCGCGGTCGTGTTGTACGAGATGCTCACCGGGCGCGTGCCCGGGGCCCCCGGTGCCGTGCTCGCCGGCCGCCGCACTGCGGACGATTTCGCCGTGCCGCGCGAGGTCGCGCGCGACTGGCCCCCCGGGCTCGCCGACGCGGTCGACGACCACTTGCGCCGACTCGGCGCGCCCACCCCGGACGACCGGCCCGACGCCGCCGGCGCCCTCGCCGAGGCGCGCGACCTGTGGCGGCTGTGCGTGCGCGCCGGCCCGCGCCCGTCGGCCGCCGCATGATCGACGCGGGACGGCGCGTATCGCGCCCCGCGCCGGTTGCGTCCGACGCCCCCGGTGCGCAAGATCCCGCCATGTCCAACACCCGCATCGAGACCGACACGCTCGGCGAGGTCGAAGTCCCCGCCGACCGCTACTGGGGCGCGCAGACGCAGCGCTCACTGCAGAACTTCCACATCGGCACCGAGCGCATGCCGATCGAGGTCGTCCGCGCGTTCGGTGTGCTCAAGCGCGCCGCCGCCACCGTCAACGCACAGCTCGGCCGGCTCGACCAGCGCATCGCGGACGCGATCGTACAGGCCGCCGACGAGGTCATCGCGGGCAAGCTCGACGACCACTTCCCGCTGTTCGTGTGGCAGACCGGCAGCGGCACGCAGTCGAACATGAACGCCAACGAGGTGCTCGCCAACCGCGCGATCGAGCTGCTCGGCGGCACGATCGGATCGAAGGACCCGGTCCACCCGAACGATCACGTCAACAAGTCGCAGTCGTCGAACGACACGTTCCCCACGGCGATGTCGATCGCGACGGTGATCCAGATCGAAGACAAGCTGCTGCCAACTCTCGAGCGGTTCCGCCAGGGGCTCGAAGCCAAGTCCAAACAATGGGCGGACGTCGTCAAGATCGGCCGCACCCACCTGATGGATGCCACCCCGGTGACCGTCGGTCAGGTCTTCTCCGGCTACGAGGCGCAGATCGCCCACGGTCTGCGCGCGATTCGCGCCGCCCTGCCCCACCTGCGCGAACTCGCGATCGGCGGCACCGCGGTCGGCACCGGGCTGAATGCTCCCGTCGGCTGGGATGAAAAGATGTGCGCGGAGATTTCGCGCATCACGGGCCACGAGTTCACGCCGGCGCCCAACAAGTTCGAAGCGCTCGCCGCCCATGACGGGTTCGTCGAGATGCACGGTGCGCTCAAGACCGTCGCCGGCTCCCTGATGAAGATCGCCAACGACATCCGCTGGCTCGGCTCGGGGCCGCGCTGCGGCATCGGCGAACTCGTGCTGCCGGCCAACGAACCGGGCAGCTCCATCATGCCGGGCAAGGTCAACCCGACCCAGTGCGAGGCGCTCACGATGGTGTGCACGCGCGTGTTCGGCAACGACACGACCATCGCGATCGCCGGCGCGTCGGGCAACTTCGAACTCAACGTGTTCAAACCGGTCATCGTCTACTCGGCGCTCCAATCGATCCGATTGCTCACCGACAGCGTGCGCTCGTTCCAGGACAAGTGCCTCGACGGGCTGGAACTCGACCGCGAACGCATCGCCGAACTGCTCCATCGGTCGCTCATGCTCGTCACCGCGCTCACGCCGATCATCGGCTACGACCAGGCAGCCAAGGTTGCAAAGAAGGCGCACGCCGAGCGCAAGACCCTGAGGGAAGTCGTCGTCGAACTCGGCCTGATGACCGGAGAGGAGTTCGACGCGGCAGTGCGGCCCGAGGACATGGTCCATCCGAAATGAGTCGCACTGCGCTGGTCGCTGTCGCGGCCGCCATCTCGGCGGCCGTCGCGTGCAAGGTACCGGATCCGCCGCCGATCGCGGCCGAGTGGACCGACGAGTTCGACCGAGCCGACATCGGCCGCAACTACCGGCCGACGAGCGATGCGTACGCGATCGTCGACGGCGTACTCAACGTACGCGGCGCATACAACCACCCGCTGTGGCTGCGCAAGCGCCTGCCCGACGACGTCGCGATCGAGTTCGACACGTGGGCCAAGACTCCCGACGGCGATCTGAAGGTCGAGATCTTCGGCGACGGCGAGTCGCACGCCCACGACAAGGGCGCGTACACGTCGACCGGCTACGTGTTGTGCATGGGCGGCTGGAACAACACGAAGTCGTTCATCGCGCGCGGCAGCGAGCACGGCAAGGACATGGTCACGCGCACGGCGCCCAAGGTAATCCCGGGCACGGTCTACCACTGGAAGATCGTCCGCCGCGGCGGTCGCATCGACTGGTACGTCACCGGCGGCGATGCGCCGGGCGACGCCGCGCCGTTTCTGTCGTTCGACGATCCCGCTCCGTATCGCGGCGACGGGCACGGCTATTTCGGCTTCAACAACTGGCAGTCCGACGCCTACTTCGACAACCTGAAGATCGCGCCGCTGTGACGGGCGGCCCCGCGGGGTCCGCGCTACAATCGCCGACCGGGGATGGAGCGCTACGGCAAATACACGCTGTTGCGCCGCATCGGGCGGGGCGGCATGGCGGAGGTGTACCTCGCGACGGCGGAACTCGCGCAGGGCCTGGCCAAGACCCAGGTCATCAAGAAGATCCATCCGGCGTTCGCGCGGTCGCGCGAGTTTCAGCGCATGTTCTGGGCGGAGGCGAAGATCGCGCTCGGCCTCAACCACCCGTCGATCGCGCAGGTGTTCGACTTCGGCCAGGTCGGCGACACGCTGTTTCTGGCGATGGAGTATGTCGAGGGGCTCGACGTGCTGCGCATGATGCAGCAGTGCGCCCGCCGCCAGGTACCCCTGCCGTTCGGCCTGTCGGCGTACATCGTCCAGGAGGCGTGCAAGGCGCTCGACTACGCGCACCGCAAGACGAACGACGCCGGCGAACCGCTGCACATCGTCCACCGCGACGTGTCCCCGCAGAACTTGCTCGTGTCGTGGGACGGAGCCGTCAAGGTGGTCGACTTCGGCATCGCTCGCTCCGGCGAAATCCACGAGGAGGCCGGCGTCGTCAAGGGCAAGTTCGGCTACATGTCGCCGGAGCAGGCGCGCGGCGAGCCGGTCGACGCGCGATCGGACGTCTACTCGGCGGGCATCGTGCTGTACGAACTCGCCTGCGGGCGCCCCGCGTTCCCCGGCAAGGGCAAGGAGGTGCTCGAGCGGGTCCGCGCCGGCGCGCTCGACCGTCCCCGCGACGTCAACCCGGCGATCCCGGAGGAGCTCGAGCAAACCATCCTGCGCGCGCTGGCGTTCCACCCGGACGACCGGTTCCAGACCGCGCGGGACATGCAGCACGCGCTCGGCCGGTTCCTGTTCCGCTTTGCCGACGCCGACGCGGGCCCGATCGACTCGTCGAGCCTCGCGCAGTTCCTCGCGCGGATCGTGCCCGCCGACCAGCGCGCGCCACATGCGCCGCCGCCGTCGACGGTACGGTCGCGGCCCACCGGATCGCGCGGCGCGCCGGCGACCGCCGCGACCGATCGCACGGCGGTCGCCGATACGCCCGTCCCGGCGGCGGTGCGCGAACGAAAGAACGCGTTCGTCGTGTCCGGTCGCATTTGCGGCATCGACAGCCTCGCGCGACGCCTGGGCCCCGCCGCCGCCCGCCGCTCCGTCGACCAGTTCCTCGCCGTGGCCGACTCCATCGCCTACAAACACGCGGCGCACGTTCACCGCGCGTCGGCCGAGGGCCTCACGATCGTCGTCGGTCTGCAGGCGACGGGCGAGGACGACGCCGCGCGGACGGTGCGCCTGGCGCTCGACCTCGTCGACGCCCTCGACGCGATCGGCCAGGACGACGAGCCGGAGCTGCGCCTCGCCGTCGGCATTCAGCGCGGCGCGGTCGTCGTTACCGGCGGTCGCGCTCGCCTGCGCTACGAGCTGTCGCCGTTTGCCGTGCGCGTCGCCGATCGCCTCGCCGAAGCGGCCGCGGGCGCCGAGATCCTCGTCGGCGGCGGCGTGTACCGCGTCACGGCCGCCGACTGGAACTACGAGGAGGTCGCGAGCATCGAGGTCGCGCCCGATCCGGACACCCAGCCCGGGGCGACGGAGGGCCAGCGCGCGAAGGTCTACAAGCTGCGCGGCCCCAAAGAGCGAGCGCAGCGCATGCGTGAACGCGCCCGACGCGCCGGCGACCTCGTCGGCCGGGAACTCGAACTCAAGGCGCTGCGCGACGCCTACCGCGACGTGCTCGTGAGCCGGCGCAAGCGGCACATCGCGATCCTCGGCGACGCGGGCGTCGGCAAGCGCGCGCTCGTGTCGGCGTTTCTCGCGACCGTCCCGCCCGGTGAGGCGGTCGTCACCCGCGCGGCGGCACGCGCCGCCACCTCGTACACGCCGTTCGCGATCATCGCCGACCTCGCCCGCGACCTGCTGGGACTGGCCGACAGCGCCGACAGCAAGGAAGTGCGCCGGCGGCTCGAGCAGGTCGCCGCGACGCTGTACCCCGGCCGGGAACACAGCCGCGAAGTGCGCGGGCTCGAGCAGGCCGTCGGGCTGCTGCTCGGCGCCCGGTTCGACGACGGCGGCGACCGCGAGATCGACGCGTCGGAGCGGCGTGCGCGCCTGTTCGAGGCCCTCGTGCGCGTCGAGCACAGTCTCGCGGCCGACAAGGCGCTCATCGTCGTCGGCGAGGACGTCCACTGGGCGGACGCGCAGAGCCGCGAGCTATTCATGGAGTTGCTGAAAGTGCCGAGTTCGCGGCCGATCCTGGGCATCGTCACCGGCCGGCCGGAGCCCCACGTGCTCGAAGGCGTGCGCGCCACCGGCGCCGACGTGATCACGCTGGACGAGTTGCCCGCCGACGCGCAGATCGAACTCCTCGCGCGCCGGTTCGCGCCGGGAGAGCCGGTCGACGAACTCGCGCGCCACATCCTGTCGCGGACAGGCGGCAATCCGTTCTTCATCAACGAAGTGATCGACGCGCTCGTCGAGCGCGGCGTCGCCGCGGCCGATCCGAGTGCCGGCGGCAGGCTGCGGTGGGTCCGGCGCGATGCCGCCATCCAGGTGCCGACGCGCGTCGAGGCGCTGGTCACCGCGCGCATCGACGCGCTGCCGCCCGAACCCAAGCAGACGCTGCTGTTCGCCGCCGTGCTCGGCCGCGCGTTCCGCCCGCCGCTACTCGAGGCGCTGCTCGGCCGGTCGGCCGACGCCGACTTGCAGGAGTTGTGCCGCCGCGGCCTCGTCGCGCGGGCCGGCCGCGACTTCGTCTTCCGCAACGACATGACGATGACGGTCGCGTACCAGCGCCTGCCGGCGGACGACCGCGCGACGTTGCACCGCGAGGCGGCCCGGCGCATCGAGGTATCGCCGGCCTACCGCCCCGGGCAGGACGACGCCGTGATCGCGCGCCATCTCGAGCTGGCCGGAGACGCGGCAGATGCGGCGGATCGCTACGTGCGCGCCGCGCGCCATGCGCTCGACGTCGGCGGCGGCAGCGACGCACTGCGCCAGTTGTACCGCGCCCTCAAGCTCCTGCCGGCCGACGCCTACGAGGCGCGGTTCGAGGCCCGCCGGATGCGCGAAGAGATCCTGCGCGCGGCCGGCAAGCGGCCGCAGCAACGCCGCGAGATCGACCGCATGCGCAAGCTGGCCGACGCGCTCGGCGACGACGCAAGGCGCGCCCAGGCTCACGCGCGCCTCGCGCAGTTCTACCTCGACGTGGGCCGCGCGCCCGCCGCACAGCGCGCCGCGGCCGCCGCGCTCGACGCGGCGCGCCGCAGCGGCGATCCGCTCGCCGAAGCCGAGGTGTTGCGACTGCAAGCATCGATCGCGCGGCTCATCGGCAACCACGACGAGGCGCTGGCGTTGTGCGACCGCGCGCTGGCGCTGTGCGACGCATCCGACGCGGGCAAGCTGCAGCGCGCCGCGGTGCAGAACACTCGGGGCACGATCTGTTGGCAATCGTCTCGCCTGGACGAGGCGATGGACGCCTACTGCGAGGCGCTCGTCACCTACCGCGCCCTGGGCCGCAAGCGCGACGAAGCGCGCGCGCTCAACAACCTCGGCAACGTGTGCGCCGAACGCGGCGACCCCGAGGAGGCCCTGCGCCACTACAAGGCGTCGCTCGACATCGACCGCCAGCTCGGCAACCGAGCGAGCATTCCACTCAAACTCGGCAACATCGGCCAACTGTACACGGACCTCGGCCATGCAGCGCGGGGCGAAAAGTACCTGCGCCGCGCGCTGCAACTCGCCGACGACGACGGCGACACCCGCGGCACGGCGGACATCGCCACGTCGCTGGGCCAGGCGCGACTCGCGCAAGGCGACGCCGACGAGGCGCTCGCGTGGTTCGAGCGCGGTCTGCAGCGCGCGACCGACAACCGCGACCGCTACCAGGAAATCCGCGCGCTGATCTACCTCGCGTTCGCGCAGCTCGACGCGGGCCGGCCGGCCGAGGGTGCACTCGAGCTGGCGCAAAGCGCGACGCGGCTCGCGCAGAAGATGCCGATGCCGCTCGGCGAAGCGCACGCGCTGGCGGCGCAGGCGCTCGCGCTCGAGGCGCTCGGCCGCCGGGACGAAGCCCTCGCAGCCGCCGAGCAGGCGGTGCGCGTGCAGGACGCCGCCGGCGTCGAAGAAGGGCTCGAGATGATCCTCGCCATCCGCGCGCGGCTGGCCGCCGTCGCCGGCGATCTCGCCGCCGCGCGCGCCGCGGTCGACCGCGCGCATCAACTGCTCCAACGCCGGGCGGCCTGCCTGCAGGACCCCGAACTGCGCGCCGCGCTGCTCGGATCGCGCGTCGCGCGCGACATCGCCGACCTGCGCGGCCGACTCACCGCAACCGCCGCCCAGCCGTGACCGCGTGGCACGAAGACGACGCGCTGTGGATGGCGCTCGAACCCGTGTTGTTCGGACGCCAGCGCCTGGCCCGCGCGCCCGACGAGGTCGACCGCATCGTCGCGTTGCTGGACCTGCCGCACGGCGCCCGCGTGCTCGACCTGGCGTGCGGGCCCGGCCGCCACGCCTGCGAGCTGGCGAGGCGCGGCTACCGCGTCACCGCCGTCGACCGCACGCGCGCGTACCTGGATCGGGCGCGCGCCCGCGCACGCCAGTGGCAGGTCGACGTCGAGTTCGTGGAGGCGGACATGCGCGCGTTCCGGCGCGAAGGCGCGTTCGACGCCGTCCTCAACCTGTTCACATCGTTCGGCTACTTCGAGGACGACGCGGACAACCGCCGCGTTCTCGACCACGCGCGCGCCAGTCTCACGCGCGGCGGCCGGCTGCTCATCGACCTGCGCGGCAAGGAACTCATCGCGCGCGACTGGAAGGAGCGCTGGTGGGTCGACCTCGACGACGGCGCCATTTTGTGCGAGGAGCGCCGCGTGGGCGACGGCTGGGATCGACTCGAGTCGCGCTGGATTCACATCGCGCCCGACGGGCGGCGCCGCGAAGTGCGCGGCGTCCAGCGCATCTACTCGGCCGCCGAACTCACCGCCATGGTGCGGGCCGCGGGGTTCGTGAACGCGCGCAGCTTTGGCTCGCTGGCGGGCGGGCCGTACGACGCGCGCGCCGAGCGCCTCGTCATAGTCGCGGACGCGTAGGCGCACCCGCGCCCG includes:
- a CDS encoding FHA domain-containing protein; amino-acid sequence: MVLAARREVTLGRDALCDVVLRSGGISRTHAAIAVEGDGASRTFVLRDLGSRNGTRIGDLPIAGAVPLAGAGAFSLGDDCTLEFEVRGDPPLLAVEVVSGIDRGVALVAGADGDELPVPSVPAVVQFSGGSPRLRTVPSGTPLRLNDRAVALGSVELIHRDALSIAGIELEVL
- a CDS encoding serine/threonine protein kinase; its protein translation is MKRRSLWQRLIDWAQGAGDDAAGALPAAPATPPPAPVHEADAWLSELVAAAADGRRRDEIGGDAFWDAVDRLRASGHERLAIQWLDKLLAAQATPDTARTALRARLAEWLVDRGDTAAAVPHLEQLARDDAHAARAHYLLGEHYRRVGDEVRALRHYEAVLARDVTYPNVRQRVDRLRAARGAPMAALGATIAGPDALGGAAGARYHLVRELGRGATGVVYLARDRDLERDVAVKLLHPHLAAGPQSVACARFFAEARIAASLRHPNIVAILDLDEPARRIVMEWAAGGTLRDVLRDRGPRPVRRALERHVQLLSALAAAHRRGIVHADIKPGNLMFRRDADEPGAEIVLGDFGIAHLPHPARSGDRPAVAAEGTLAYMAPEQRGGRTRPESDVFAAAVVLYEMLTGRVPGAPGAVLAGRRTADDFAVPREVARDWPPGLADAVDDHLRRLGAPTPDDRPDAAGALAEARDLWRLCVRAGPRPSAAA
- the fumC gene encoding class II fumarate hydratase, encoding MSNTRIETDTLGEVEVPADRYWGAQTQRSLQNFHIGTERMPIEVVRAFGVLKRAAATVNAQLGRLDQRIADAIVQAADEVIAGKLDDHFPLFVWQTGSGTQSNMNANEVLANRAIELLGGTIGSKDPVHPNDHVNKSQSSNDTFPTAMSIATVIQIEDKLLPTLERFRQGLEAKSKQWADVVKIGRTHLMDATPVTVGQVFSGYEAQIAHGLRAIRAALPHLRELAIGGTAVGTGLNAPVGWDEKMCAEISRITGHEFTPAPNKFEALAAHDGFVEMHGALKTVAGSLMKIANDIRWLGSGPRCGIGELVLPANEPGSSIMPGKVNPTQCEALTMVCTRVFGNDTTIAIAGASGNFELNVFKPVIVYSALQSIRLLTDSVRSFQDKCLDGLELDRERIAELLHRSLMLVTALTPIIGYDQAAKVAKKAHAERKTLREVVVELGLMTGEEFDAAVRPEDMVHPK
- a CDS encoding tetratricopeptide repeat protein, whose product is MERYGKYTLLRRIGRGGMAEVYLATAELAQGLAKTQVIKKIHPAFARSREFQRMFWAEAKIALGLNHPSIAQVFDFGQVGDTLFLAMEYVEGLDVLRMMQQCARRQVPLPFGLSAYIVQEACKALDYAHRKTNDAGEPLHIVHRDVSPQNLLVSWDGAVKVVDFGIARSGEIHEEAGVVKGKFGYMSPEQARGEPVDARSDVYSAGIVLYELACGRPAFPGKGKEVLERVRAGALDRPRDVNPAIPEELEQTILRALAFHPDDRFQTARDMQHALGRFLFRFADADAGPIDSSSLAQFLARIVPADQRAPHAPPPSTVRSRPTGSRGAPATAATDRTAVADTPVPAAVRERKNAFVVSGRICGIDSLARRLGPAAARRSVDQFLAVADSIAYKHAAHVHRASAEGLTIVVGLQATGEDDAARTVRLALDLVDALDAIGQDDEPELRLAVGIQRGAVVVTGGRARLRYELSPFAVRVADRLAEAAAGAEILVGGGVYRVTAADWNYEEVASIEVAPDPDTQPGATEGQRAKVYKLRGPKERAQRMRERARRAGDLVGRELELKALRDAYRDVLVSRRKRHIAILGDAGVGKRALVSAFLATVPPGEAVVTRAAARAATSYTPFAIIADLARDLLGLADSADSKEVRRRLEQVAATLYPGREHSREVRGLEQAVGLLLGARFDDGGDREIDASERRARLFEALVRVEHSLAADKALIVVGEDVHWADAQSRELFMELLKVPSSRPILGIVTGRPEPHVLEGVRATGADVITLDELPADAQIELLARRFAPGEPVDELARHILSRTGGNPFFINEVIDALVERGVAAADPSAGGRLRWVRRDAAIQVPTRVEALVTARIDALPPEPKQTLLFAAVLGRAFRPPLLEALLGRSADADLQELCRRGLVARAGRDFVFRNDMTMTVAYQRLPADDRATLHREAARRIEVSPAYRPGQDDAVIARHLELAGDAADAADRYVRAARHALDVGGGSDALRQLYRALKLLPADAYEARFEARRMREEILRAAGKRPQQRREIDRMRKLADALGDDARRAQAHARLAQFYLDVGRAPAAQRAAAAALDAARRSGDPLAEAEVLRLQASIARLIGNHDEALALCDRALALCDASDAGKLQRAAVQNTRGTICWQSSRLDEAMDAYCEALVTYRALGRKRDEARALNNLGNVCAERGDPEEALRHYKASLDIDRQLGNRASIPLKLGNIGQLYTDLGHAARGEKYLRRALQLADDDGDTRGTADIATSLGQARLAQGDADEALAWFERGLQRATDNRDRYQEIRALIYLAFAQLDAGRPAEGALELAQSATRLAQKMPMPLGEAHALAAQALALEALGRRDEALAAAEQAVRVQDAAGVEEGLEMILAIRARLAAVAGDLAAARAAVDRAHQLLQRRAACLQDPELRAALLGSRVARDIADLRGRLTATAAQP
- a CDS encoding class I SAM-dependent methyltransferase — protein: MTAWHEDDALWMALEPVLFGRQRLARAPDEVDRIVALLDLPHGARVLDLACGPGRHACELARRGYRVTAVDRTRAYLDRARARARQWQVDVEFVEADMRAFRREGAFDAVLNLFTSFGYFEDDADNRRVLDHARASLTRGGRLLIDLRGKELIARDWKERWWVDLDDGAILCEERRVGDGWDRLESRWIHIAPDGRRREVRGVQRIYSAAELTAMVRAAGFVNARSFGSLAGGPYDARAERLVIVADA